From the genome of Glycine max cultivar Williams 82 chromosome 2, Glycine_max_v4.0, whole genome shotgun sequence, one region includes:
- the LOC100781838 gene encoding uncharacterized protein, which translates to MIIVANMGFSKEEKSKRLLRGVKIVFFLITMVISLLLFSAPVLLVIADALVPSALLSAFSPSFLFSHFENYDFGYSLIDIPLVSIARSLVIFCVYSFCDRPRLSHGPYLGVTMLCSVMSLTFVCLKAVYVLSLNTNVSGRESGYDRSSQIALFVWSCALAVGHVVVAYRTSCRERRKLLVYKIDIEAISAFKNGYPKIFQEERVK; encoded by the exons ATGATCATAGTGGCCAACatgggtttttcaaaggaagagaaatccaaaAGGCTGTTGAGGGGTGTGAAGATTGTGTTCTTCTTGATCACCATGGTTATATCACTGCTTCTTTTCTCTGCCCCGGTTCTCTTGGTTATTGCCGATGCACTTGTTCCTTCAGCTCTACTCTCAGCTTTTTCACCATCTTTTCTCTTCTCCCATTTTGAGAACTACGATTTTGGCTACTCTCTCATTGACATACCTCTAGTATCTATTGCACGATCACTTGTCATCTTCT GTGTGTATAGTTTCTGTGATAGGCCAAGGCTTTCACATGGGCCTTATTTGGGAGTCACCATGTTGTGCTCAGTGATGTCTTTGACATTTGTTTGCTTGAAAGCTGTTTACGTGTTGAGCTTAAACACAAATGTTAGTGGAAGAGAGTCAGGGTATGATAGAAGTTCCCAGATAGCTCTGTTCGTGTGGTCGTGTGCTTTGGCAGTGGGGCATGTCGTTGTTGCCTACAGAACAAGTTGCAGAGAAAGAAGGAAGCTTCTCGTTTACAAGATTGACATTGAAGCT ATTTCAGCTTTCAAGAATGGGTATCCGAAGATTTTTCAGGAAGAAAGAGTCAAATGA